The following proteins are encoded in a genomic region of Phragmites australis chromosome 9, lpPhrAust1.1, whole genome shotgun sequence:
- the LOC133929749 gene encoding reticulon-like protein B1: MMSENEEHGSLLEKISEKIHEYKHSSSSSSSDSDDDKKPKKSKKKRLFGRKHPLHHVLGGGKAADLVLWRNKQTSGSILAGVTVIWLLFEGIGYHLLTFLCHALIVFLTVCFVWSNAASFINRSPPRFPEVILSEVQCLKFAHIARKEINEAFFTLRNVASGKDLKTYLMSIAVLWFISILGSCFSFLTLSYTIFLMAYTLPMLYEKYEDQVDVVGEKALIEIKKQYAVLDGKLLSKIPTLSDKKQH; the protein is encoded by the exons ATGATGTCTGAAAACGAGGAGCACGGCTCTCTCCTGGAGAAGATCAGTGAGAAGATCCACGAGTACAAGcactcgtcgtcgtcgtcttcgtcgGACTCCGATGATGACAAAAAGCCAAAGAAATCTAAGAAGAAGAGGCTCTTCGGGAGGAAGCATCCATTGCATCACGTCCTCGGCGGGGGCAAAG CCGCTGATCTTGTGCTGTGGAGGAACAAGCAGACATCCGGGAGCATCCTGGCAGGTGTGACCGTGATCTGGCTGCTTTTTGAAGGCATCGGCTACCACCTCCTCACCTTCCTCTGCCACGCGCTCATCGTCTTCCTCACCGTATGCTTCGTCTGGTCCAATGCTGCATCCTTCATCAACAG GTCTCCTCCAAGGTTCCCAGAGGTCATTCTATCTGAAGTCCAATGCCTGAAGTTCGCTCATATTGCAAGGAAAGAAATCAATGAGGCTTTCTTTACATTGCGCAACGTTGCTTCTGGGAAAGACCTGAAAACATATCTGATG TCAATTGCAGTCCTGTGGTTCATTTCTATACTTGGGAGCTGCTTCAGCTTCTTGACTCTGTCTTACACTA TTTTCCTGATGGCATACACACTGCCCATGCTATATGAGAAATACGAAGATCAAGTCGATGTTGTGGGCGAGAAGGCCCTGATCGAGATCAAGAAGCAATACGCAGTGCTCGATGGGAAGCTTCTATCAAAGATCCCAACGTTGTCTGACAAGAAACAGCATTGA
- the LOC133928012 gene encoding probable calcium-binding protein CML21: MASQAKGQAGAAGSRLPCRDGSDVATDASTGDRNGPAPEEAVKIIDISKEGKEEDDAILKTSCRKNKEEMREAFRVFDEDGDSYISAAELQAVLARMGLPEAGCMTRVRDMIAAADRDRDDRVDFDEFEVIWPVALMSS; this comes from the exons ATGGCCTCCCAAGCCAAGGGTCAGGCTGGAGCAGCAGGCAgccgcctcccctgcagagatggaagcgaTGTGGCCACCGACGCCTCTACTGGCGACCGAAACGGTCCAGCTCCCGAAGAAGCCgtcaagatcatcgacatctccaaagagggtaaggaggaagacgacgccatACTCAAGACAAG CTGCCGCAAGAATAAAGAGGAGATGAGGGAGGCGTTCCGGGTCTTCGACGAGGACGGCGACAGCTACATCTCCGCGGCTGAGCTGCAGGCCGTGCTCGCGCGGATGGGGCTGCCGGAGGCTGGGTGCATGACGCGGGTGCGCGACATGATCGCCGCTGCCGACCGAGATAGGGACGACCGCGTTGACTTCGACGAGTTCGAGGTCATATGGCCGGTGGCACTGATGTCTAGTTAA